The genomic region GAGATCGCCGGGCGAACGGGCATGACCTCGTTGCGTGTGAGACGACATATCCGAGGCGGTGCAAGCGCGCCCTCTATCCTTTTCGCTATCCGTTCTGCTCCCGGTACTCGTCCATACAGCTGCACAATGTCATCGTCTTGCTCGTATCCTGCCTCGTAGATTCGTAGCCGTACTTCGCGAGGTGGGCCTAGCAGAGATGCGCGAGGGGGCGGGTCGGCGTTGGAAGGCATGTTGCCATGCTCGCGGTTGGATGGTTATGCGATCGATTTGGGACGATGGAGTAGGGAATGGGCAGAGACGTCCAACGCCCTGTAGATATCGGTGAATCATGCCTGGCTTGTGTAACATTCCCAGGGAGCCCTGGCAAGGGCCCCGTAGAATGTTGAGACCAGACATCAGAACGGCACTCACTCTTGACGACATCTTTCTACCGCATTGAAGCCTGCTTAGACCGTCgacgaagcagtccaggCTCAAGAGCATGCCTGGCATCTCCAGAAGCCGAGAGAACGATATTGGTCTGTGCTTGCTGACTCCATCTCAGCGCCCTGTTGTCGCGGGGAAACCGTCTGTTGTTGACAGTCGGCCCGTTAAGCAGCACTGGCTACCTGGGCTCATCTGTCTTCCATCGTCCGAGTATGAAGATTGCCATTTCGTGAGCGTTCGCTTCCAGGGATCATGACATGAGCAGGCCTGCCCACGGGCTGTCCCGTCCTGGAGGCAGACGTAGAACGTGAGGCTGTAGCGAGCTGGAGCTGAAGGTACTGAGGGAGCCGACCCAGTCTGCTAGCGACTGCCACTATACTTTTGCAACGGTTGTTGGAGTGTTGGAAGTTGTAGAGAAAGCAACATGGCCTCGGATGCTCCTCCCGAGTTCCAGCTTCAGCATCCCAAAACGGCAAGGCTTCCACCGGCAGCCGGTAAAGCTTGATTGCAGTGTCAACCTTGGAACTGCATGCGATCAGACCAACAACACCAAAATCCTGCCTGGACGATGATGTAGGTCGCCTGCAACCTGTCATTCGGATTCTTCCCCTTCTTCATCACCGCAGTTGGTGAGCTCAGCATACAGGATGCCAGACTTCGCCTCACTAGAGTATTGGGACAACAGGTTCGAGAAGGACAGCAAGCCCTTCGACTGGCTTGTCCCAGCGACAGCCCTACGAGACGTCACTCAAGATATGATCGAAGCAGAAGCTCTTCAAGAAGCAGAGATCCTACACATTGGAGCCGGAACTTCGGACTGCTTCGTCTTACGAGAGCTGGTATCGAATCCTGGACAGATCCATAACGTGGACTATGCAGACCCAGCCGTGGCCATTGGACAGACTCGTGAGCGAGAGCTCCTAACCAAGGAGGACGACAAGGAACAAAATCGGGACCTTCTGGACATCATCGACAACAAGCATGACAGTGTACAGCAGACTGAACTACCAAAGAGTATGCGATGGTCGTGTATGGATCTCCTCGACCTGCGGACTACGCTTGATTTGCACAGATCGCAATTACAAGCAGGGAAGTTGTACGATCTTGTCCTTGACAAGAGTACAAGCGACAGTATAGGCTGTGGGGCTGACTTGCACTTGATTCTCCCTTACGCACTAAGCATCAACGGCTGGACACGACGCCTGCAAGGATCTGGCACAACGCAACCAGCACACGTCCATCCATTACACATTTTGGCCGTTCACCTAGCAGctctgacgacgcctcggACTGGACGATGGCTCGCGATATCGTACTCTGAAGATCGCTTCCCGTTTCTACCGCCATTCCCACCCACGGCAGGTAATGGCCTGCTTAGCGACGATGCGATCAAGGCCGGCTTCCCTCATCCACATCAGCTGTGGCGGCTCGAAACGAAGTCAAGGATCGAGCTCGAGGAGAAAGAAGAGACTCTCGCTGAGAGGAAGAAGAGGCTTAGTCTGGGCTATGTGCATCGCCCGCAGGTCAGTCATTGGCTTTATGTCCTCAAGCGGACGGATGCTCTGGTGACGGCTTGAGGGCAATTAGCCATTGCAATCGTCTTCTGGTCCCGCTGGCACATTATGCCACGGAGGTACATACCCGAGTGAGCGCGAGCATCAGGTTGTAATACTTGTCGAGAGGGCACAATGCGATCTGTAGCGCAAGTGCGCTGCGTAAAGACTTCGACATGTGCATGTCAATGCGTAAGGAAAGGAGAGGCTGTCAAGCGAAGTCGACAGTTGCCGTCAGACCCCGGGCGGCGGGAAAGGTTCAGGACAGCCAGCAACAGATTGCCGGCGGACTCTTCTCTCCACTTCATCTCTTGACATCACGGGACTGCAATCGACGACATCTTGCGATGTACTCACCAGTCGAGCATGAAACAGACGCGATGACCAGCATACCGTCGGTAGACAGCGCTGGAGCGAGAGGCAAGTTGTCGCCGTAGGCGTGTTACACACTGGCGCGTGGAACAGCGCGAACAACGAGCCAGCCGTTGCAATGCCGATCATGTCGAGCTTGAGGTGGTCAAGCCTCCGTGAATCGATTACGATCGAGCGAGAGATAGTCGCCTGCCTGGCGACAAGATACAATACAGAAGATGGAAGCCATCATGTGTCCGGTCGATTCGCAAGCAGTGGGAGGCTGGATGTCCAGAGTGAGCGAGCGGAAAGCGAGATCCAGTACTGATGTGCCAGAGACAGCTCGAGACACAGCTTAGGGGCAGGACGTCAGGCCGGCACCGTAGGAAAGCGCAGTGCGTTCGATGAGGGAGATCTGTGGAGTATTGTAGCAAGGGCAGGAGCTATCTCTTGCCGCACAGGGCGAAATAAAAGCAGAGTGCAAACCAGGAACGCAGGCAAGCTCAGACAACGAGCATTCTGTTGCTGCAATGAATTGACTGTGACAGAAGCCGCAGCCGCGTCTCGCCTATCCACTCTCGCGCTATTGATCACATTGTGACCTCCCTGTCAGCTTAATACATGTAACGAGCACGATCACACTGCCGAGCAATTGGCCGCGGAGCATCCTGGAGCGGCCGATCCTGAGGAGGAGCGCTTTCGCCAAATGTACATCAAGTATCATGGCACGCTGTACCTGTACCTCTAGCACATCCTCGAAGAGGGCACCACCCGTCAAGATCCAGCCATCATCACCCTCAGCTTGCACCCGCCACCTCACTCCGATCAACAAAATAAGCACACTTCGCACCTCACCCTTGTGCTTGCCCTTCTGGTGCTTGATGTGTTTATCATACTCATACCACAGCAATTTCCGCTGGCACCGGTTGCAGATCGTGTAGTCGCGGCCTGGGACGAGGGTATCCGGGACCAGGTTGTGCGTGCGGCGCATGTGATCGCGCAGAGCGCCTGAGGTGCTGAAGGTTTTGTCTGAGCAGGCGTAGCGGCAGCGGACTTTGAACATGATCGATGGTCGATGTCGGTACTGTGAGAGGTTTTATGGGTGCGGGGCGTGTGCTATATGTAGCAGCCTGATCGCGCAGGGCTTGCTGTGGTGAAGCATGCCATTGGCACGCATGCAGGCTGGTCCATCGCAACGCGGAATGGTCTCGCACGTCAGTGAAGGATTGACGGTGCTTAAGTGCCGGTCCAGAGGTCCAATGACTCTTGAGGAAGAAGCTGTCACTCCCGCCTGCTGGGGTGCGCAAGCATGCCCCAGCCACCAACACATGCCAGAATGCCCACCACGTGAAGGCGAGTCCTATCACTCGTGCTGTCCTCATCACCGACCAAGCCGCTACGTCTCTCCTCGGCCACAAAGCGGTATCTTGGTAGGATGTTCTAAGCGACGAGTAGACCGCGGAGGACTTCCTTTTGAGTCAAGTCAGTGCGTTGATGTGAGCTTTCATCGCCCGAGGAAGGAAGGGAACTCACTGCTACAGTAACATTCAAACAGGTCTATGTACCTGAGACCAGTATCCCCGTGCCGCTCGCTCTCTTGAAGAACGCTCGACCTTCGAGTCGCCAGGCTCAGAGTCAGCACGCTCTCCCAGATCGCTACTGCGCAAGCAGCATAGCAATGGCTTCTAGCCTACCTGTGGAATATGTTTAGGAGCCGTGTCTCCAGTACCGCTACATCTGCTGTCAGACAATACAATGGCCAGCACCTAGGTGGAGTCATCGACGTGTATACTCAACCTTTGACAAACATGTCGGTGTTGTGAAAGGCTTCGTTCATCATGTCATGTCCAAGAATACGGTGAGGACTGCGCTCCAGAACGAGCCTCTGTACAGTATCTGGCTACAAAATCAGGAGACTACATCCATCACCCTCCGCCATCCTTCCAAATCATCCTGCCTCGCCGTCCAACACCAGGACCTGCCCATAGCACACGCGCCCCACCCCTCAGCCATCCCCTTACCAAACCCATCCTACCCCCACCCATCAGCACCAGCCCAACAAACCTGTCCGGAACGCCTCGTATACATACCCCAATCTACGTAGGATTGCAGCAGTACGGGTACAGTCCATTATCAGTCCCCTCACCCCGCGCCGAGTTTGAACTAGCAACAGCTTCCATGCGTCGACTTGTCGCAGAGCTCCCGGGTAGCCCAGCAAAGGGGACCGGCATTCTCGGTCACGATGCCGCTGAGGGCGCTGATCAGGAAGGTTGTGATGAGGCGCATCTTTCTTCCTTGTATGGGAAATTCTGTGTTGCGGGTTTGGGGTGACGGGAGCACGATATATTTCTCAAGCGCGCGGTGGTGGGATCTTACTTATATACTGGCCCCGTTAAACTCCCTAATTCTACGCCGTCGTCGGAACCCTGTTCACCTGTTCACCTACTCTCCAGCTTCAAGTCCCAAACGGCACCAGCCCAGCAACAGCCCGAGCTACGCCCCTCCTCGCGAGGTTGTAGCATCGATCTAGAGTAGAGTAATTGCAGGGCACCGATAAGCAAAGCAAAGCAAAGCCCTCAAGTCTCGAACTTCGGCCCGCAAGACTTGACCGAGCACGCCATGATTAGCACATGTTCCAACCCACAGCAGCACTGAACTCCGCGTTCCATAGCCCTAGAGAAGTGGGCGGACCGCCAGGCACGGCTATAGCCTCATCAATGTAACGACTGTAACGCTACAGATTGGATAGTGGGCCGAAGCTTTCCGGCATTGCTTCGTGGCGCTTGGCGTGTCTTGCTTGGGGATGAGTGATATCTTGCCACACGTGGATGTGGCTTGTGACTTAGCCTGGGGGTAACGGGTCAGCTGATCGGATGGTCTTATGGAGTTGCTGCGTCCTGGGATCACGGAGCGTGATTGGCGAAGTCCTTCGTCGGCGGTACATCGAACGAGGTGCTTGACGACGGACTGGCGAGAAGCCTTGCAGGAACACCAGCAGAGAGGCAACGGACAATGCCAGAACAGTGCGATGGCTGCTGACAGCTATCGTTGTGAACCGCCGTCTGGGCGTAAAGATTGTTCCGGCAAGGAGACAAAGACACCCACCGCGAGCCTGACGCTAGGACATCTGGGGTAAGTACTAGTATTTAAGAGGAACGTCGGAGTAACTGCCTCGATAACACCTACATGATGAGATGGCCATGGAGATGGGAGGCGGTATGCTTGGTGAACGGCTACAGCGTTTGCCAGTGTCGTAACGGTGTACAAATCCAGTCAATCGTCCTGTACAGACGAGGATGGACGCATTGATAGCATTCCGACGTCTCGAGACGATGGAGTCCCAGCTCGCAGACGGCGACCGTCATCTCGAGGGTTGCTGTCAGTGCAACGAGAGCTTTGCCTAGCATGTGATCATATATAATCTTCACTTCGTAGTTGTCGACAACTGTTCAGCCTCCTGTCCTTCTTCACGTACTAGACGTGCATGTATCACAAGACAGTAAACCTCCGATCATACACTGACCATGACTTGCCCGCATCGGATATAGCTCTAAGTCAAAGTAAGAGACTCCTCGCCTTGGCGTGGCGCAATTGGCTGCAAACATGTCAGCATCTTCATTAACCAGACGGTGATGAATATCTTACAGCTGGCTTTGGCTGCGCCTCCAGCGCCGTGTTGGTAATGACCAATGGCATATCCTGCGTCGTATAGCGTGTCCTGTACGGCTTGCCAGGGAAAAGGAAGCTCTGAGGGAAGCCCACATCAAAGGGCTCAGTGTCCTCAATCTCATCGATCTCTTCTTGTGTGAGTTTGATGCCGAGTGCTTCGATGTTGCCCTTTAGGTGCTCGACCTTCCTTCCGCCGACGATGGGGAAGACATACTGGAGAAGTCAGTGTTTGAATGAGGGCAGGAATGATGCTGTAACTTACAGGAGCTTTGTGCATCACGTATGCAAGAGCAATGCTGGTGATCCGGGTGTTCTTCGTCTTGGCGATCTCGTCAAGCTTGTTAGCGATGCGAGCGTACTTTTCGTTCTGAGGACCCATCTTTCGTCCATCGCGGTTTGGGTCGTTGTACTCATCGGCAGGCTTGAGTTGTCCTCTGCCAAGGGAGCCCCAAGGAGCCAGGGCCATGCCTTCGGCCTCGACCATCGGCAAGATGTCACGCTCAAAGTCGCGGAAAGCACAGCTCCAGTGACCCTGGTAGACGCTGAATTGTGTCAAGCCATGAAAGCGAGCATAGTCATTGCACTTGACGACAACCCAGGCTGGAGTGTCGGAGATGCCCAGGTAGATTACCTTGCCGCTCTGGACCAAGGCGTGTAGACTGTTCATCAGCTCTGGGATGCTTGTGGAGTAGTCCCACCAGTGGAGGTACAGCAAGTCAATGTACTCAGTCTGCAGCTTCTTGAGACTGCGCTCGACAGAGACTCTGATGCTCTTGGCGTGGTTTCCCTGGAAGTTCGACTTGATCTGCTCATCGCCATGGCCGCGGAAGCCGGTGGTGAACTTTGTGGCGATGATCATCTCATCGCGGTTGTTGCGCTTCTTCATCCATTCGCCGATCCAGGCCTCGCTTTCCTCGGCCTGGTAGTTGTTGGCAGTGTCCTTGATGATAAGACAATGATTAGCTGGAGTCGTCGATAATGTTGCACTTATCCACTCACGATGAAGTTGCCGCCATTCTCGTAGAAGAAGTCAAGCATCGCGAAGCTGTTCTCCTTGCCGCACTCGCCCAGGAAGTTCTTCCAGGCATCGCCGAAGTTCATGGCGCCCAAGCATAGTGGCGAGACTCGAACGCCAGCAGTTGGCGAGAGTATACGGTGGTATCCTAGCAGTGAAGCTGGCTTCTTGGCTGGTGGGAAGAGCGACATGTTGTAAGCTTCTGGTGTATTGGAGAGGGAGCGGTGTGACGGGAGAGCGGTGTGATGAAGTAAGAGGAAACATTCTTATACTTCCTTGCTGTTACAGATCATCGCTCTTGCCCTGGACTAAGACCGCTATCTCCGTGCCATTGGAGGTTGTGTTCGTGAGCATTGTGTGGCACGACCGCGCTTTCTCTCCCATCATCCGACAGCTTTCACCGTCGCTGACTGAACTCCGGTGGTATGACACGCTCTCGGGAGCTCTTCGTGGACACAAACATGATGTTTATCGTTTGATGCTCTCACGCGTCGAGTCGTGAGGATCGACGCAGATGACGCTGTGTGCTCTCAGGTGGCTCATCCAAACTGACATGCTCAAGACGGCATAGCTTGATGATTCAGACCGAGCGTCTACGAAACCACGACCCAACTCTTCCTCCTGATCACCAAACGACCAAGGGCAGACCAAGGCCAGACCAAGGGCAAGCTCCTACAGGTCATGACCGTTCTGCATACGACACCATCGCGTTCGACAACATCCTGATCTCGGTCTTGGCTGACTCGCCAAACCTACGATATGCCTATAGTCTATGATGGCTGTCGTCCAGACGACTGGGCTTAGGGCACAAGGACGAATAAGCAGCCACAATCACGAAGCATGATCCGCGTAGGCTGAGTCCTCAGCTCTTTGTATGGCGGTGATGTACATAATGTAGGTGACCATTACTAACTGGGTTTACGATGGGTCGATACATATTGCGACCTTTGGGTGGAGCTGCCGGGCTTGTACCTTGACCAAGTTGGCGACATGCATGAGCTGCCAAGAGACTTGACGAAATCACTGCGATCTTGGAGAGGGAGTCTATATCGCAGTCCGAGTGACCTTGAGAAGGGCGGTGAGGACTATGACGAGAAGCAGCAGGAGTTGAGTCGTACATACTCAGAGCTCGGTCGGATTGGTACAGTGTCACCATCATTAATCGGTAGCACAACTGACCGAACGCTCGTGCTAGCATCATTCAGCATCGTCTCGCAGTTTGAGACATGCTCGCTATACCCGACTACAAGAGCACGCACCGCCTGACCCCCGTCCCTCGACCCAACGCCATGGAGGGACCGAACAACAGCACTCCCAGCCCCAACCGAAGCGACAAGTCACTCTCCCACCGCAAACACCAGCCTCAACCACAAAGCAAAGCATTCTCCAGCACGCTCCAAAAGTAGCAGATCTAGACCCCGCAGCGAGCAGACTCGACGATGACGAGACTCCACTCGACAAGAACGACTTCTTCGAACTGGTCGGCATGCACAAACCCCTAGCCGACATGCAACCCCCCAAAAGAGCTCGCCATGCAACACGGCTTATACTGGAAGATCCGCAAGCACATGCGCTACATCCAGACCAAATACCGCATCTTCGACGTCGCCAACTACATCTTCCTAGCCCTCCAGCTCCTCCTCAGCGCCGTCTTCATCGTGCTGGGCTCAGTAACGGGAAACTATAAAGTGGCCATCGCGGTCCTGGGTGCGATCTCGACTGTCATAGGTGGGTTGCTCGCTTTCATGAAGGGGCAAGGTCTGCCGAACCGGTTGAGGCAGGTGAGGGATGATTTGCAACTGGTGCTGTTTGAGGCCGAGGAGTTGTATTAGGATGTGGCGGCGGATCGGCCGGTGATGTACAAGGATATTAAGAAGCTACGGGAGGACTTTTTGAGGGTGCTGCTGGAGGCGAGGAGGAACCATCCGGATAGTTGGACGGGGAAAGCGAATGATATCGCGGGTGGTATGAATGGGTTGTCCAGGACGAAGGCGAAGCCGACCACGTCTGCGTTGCCGGCGTGATGGTATGAGACATGTACAGATCACTGCCGAAATGACGATTCATCTTGGATTCAACCACCATCACGCGGTCTTCAGCCCAGCGCTTCACCACTCCCGAGTAGTCCAAGGAAACTCGAATCCACTGAAGTGTCAGCACACTGTAGAGCTGCCCCAAGTGAGGCGAGGAAAAACAGTCAGGACGCCCCGCCGTTGACTTGCAAGCATCAGCTGCTAGCGTAACGGTCAGCTCGCCCTCACCATGGTCATTTTCACAAGCTTCACTTCCTCGCTCCTTCCTTCCTCTCCCCCAGTGCTCGTGCCGCACTTGCCTTGCCGTCATGTCGCTTCTTGCCGAGGCCACCACAAATGCTGACATTTATAGTAAACCCAGAGACCTCATCATCAACTGCGGTAACACATGCTTCCACGTCAATCGCGCGGTGGTATGCGCCAAGTCCAGCGTTCTGGGAACACTGTGTGGTGAAGAAGCACCACATACCATGATCACGATTCCTCCCGTCGACGCCGATTCCTTCGAGGCCATCCTCTACTACATCTACACTGGCGACTATGAGTTGGAGGGAGAGGGGGCTGGGGATATTGGTAAGTATCTCACCCTCAGCACGATGGGCCAGGCTGCTGAAGATGCAGTCCGGCGGTTTGCTGATACCCCTTTCGCGGTAGCGACAACACCGCTCGAGGACCTCTACAAGCACGCCTACATCTTCGCCCTAGGCGACCACTACCAGATCAACAGCCTGAAGCTCAAAGCCACGGAGAAGTTCCAGGCCGCCCGGAAGCAACATCACAGCATCTCACCAACCGACTTCCTAGAGATCGCCAGCACGATTCTCACCAGCCACGGCCTCGACCTGCAGCTTCTACGCACCGAGCTGATCGCCATGATGACCGACAATCTCCACCTGGCACAAGACGAAGACTTCGTGAAAGCGGTTTCCACACATCCAGTCTTCCAGCCCTTCATCGCGCCGCTCATCTCCGCCTTAGCAGCGCGCTCAGCACTCCCAGCGGCCAACTCAAATGCCCAGACACTCGACTCTCCGCGAGATGACGCACAGCTCGACGCGCTCATCTCCTCACACGAAGAACAGGTCGCCGCGCTGCGCTCCTCCCACAAGGCCGCTACCGAGGCCCTCACACGCTCGCACGAGGCTCAACTCATCCACCTGGCCCGGGCGCACGACGACGCAATGGAGGAAACGCGCCTCTCACACCACCACACCAGGCAAGCGACGATTAAGGAGTACGAGTACGATATCAGTGACATGGCAAAGAAGCACACTACCGATATGCAGATCTTGCGGGCTTCGTTCCCCACACGGAAGAAGGTTGGGGAGGACATGAATAGACTGGCGAGACAGATCGAGGCTTGTAGACATTGTGGGAAGAGGCCGTTTGTGTATCGTATTGAGTGGCAGAGTATTGGGTTTCTGGCGAGGTGTACGCAGTGTGGGACGAAGCATGGGCTTTGAGCTGAAGGATGACGGGTGTGGAGTTTGGAGGGGATTGTCATGGTTGGGAGCGGGTTTGGTACGTTGAGTGGTCACATCGGGGGTTGCGGTACATTAAGGCGTTGCGGTCAGGAACTGTGGAGGGTCGATGGGGAAAGGAGTCCAAAGTACTGTTCTACAAGAAATGATTGTATACATCACCAAACGCACGATCGTCGTATCTACCAGCACACCTCATTCCCTCTCACCGAACAGTCTGTCTGGCTTTCGACCGTGAGTGAAGCCGCGCCCTCATTCCAAAAATACGGTCGCGTGTGATCAAGTCGAGCTTCGGTGCCACCAGAGAACAGTACTACAACGCCTCAAACTGCCGTATCGCCGTCTTGACCCGCTCGCGAACGTCAAGGTTAGAATCGCTCTGAAGCGCGCGCACGGCTTGTTCGATGCCTAGTGCTTTGATTTCGTTGGACCTGTGGAGTATTAGTCATGCGGGTCAGATGTCAAGTGAAGGGGTTGTGATTACCTTGCACGAGCATCTCTCCGATCCCCATCTTCCTCAATCCACGTAAGACTGTTGACCGCCCACACGCTCATAACACGCACGCGCGAGTCAGAATGACTGAAATGAGGCAACATAGCCTGCAGCAGCGGCTTCTGCGCAATCAGCATCTGCCGATGCTTCGGGCCTGCATTGGCGAGGTGAATGATAACATGGATCGTCGAGAGAACCAGGTCTTCCGGATGGTAGACTTTGGTTCCGGAGTTTAGATGTCGCGGCAAGGGTAACAGCTTTGCTGTAAGCAGTTCGTAGACCTTGTTGCTGCCGATCTGGTTCATGATGTGGTCGGCTAAAGTGGCGCAGTCCTCGCCGTTCATGAGATTCCTAATAAAGTCCAGAGCTTGTGTTTGGATTGCTGCCTCGTCGCGGCGGGCTATGTACTCGTCGTTTTCTTCTACGCAGCGTATGTTGGAAAGGTAGCGCTTGAGGTTGAAAGCAGGAGCGTGTGGATGAAGGGTCGATCGAAGCTGAGATGATTGGTATCGCGTGTTCGAGGCTTCGTCGAAGAGGACTTCTCCATCTTCATCGTCCTCCTCCATGATGTCGTCAGAGGTTGGTCCGGGGTTGTCCACGTCCATTGATGATGGGTTGAGCAAGTCTACTTGTTCGCCAGCAGCATTGGCGCTGCTCAGTCCAACGCTGACGCCGCCGTTGTTTGTGCTATTCGTGCCTACCGGCATTTGCCACTGCTCGCCTTGGATGATACCCACCAGCCATCCCGTACCAAGCTCCTCGAGTGTGGAGAACTTGGTCTCCTTGGGACAATTCACGACCAGATGTTTGAGAGCCCACAGACTGGAAAGTCTTAGCGCAGGATAGCTGCTTCGTGCATGCTCTACCAACGTCTTTATCACATCGGCTTCCGAGATCTCTTCTCGCATCGGGCTGAAATCTGGCAGTAGATTGCAGCAGACGTCCGTTGCGGCGACTTGCACCTCAAGAGAGGCATGTTGCAGAAGCTGGATCAACGGCTTGGCAATGCCACCATCTATGAGGCTCGTGCGAAGCACGCTGACGCTTCTCGACATTGATTGCGCGGCACGACAGGCTGCGAGAATCACGGTGGTGGTGTTGCCATCCTTCGGCGCTATTTGGGTTCGGTTTGATGCCACAGCAGCAGTCGGTGTAATAGAGAAGGGCTTTAGCGAGTCAATGATGCAGCTGACAACCCCAGCATCGATGATGGCTTTTCGATGGATATCTTCTCTTGCCGCCAAAGCTTCTACTGCTTTCAGAGCGCTTTCTCGACTAAGCATAGCATGAGATATCTCCGATGGAAGAGTGTTCAAGCCGAGATGGCATGTTGCCGGCGCGCTGGGATCGACCTGTGTAGCTGACCTTGACGACCACATCGGCTTGGCCGAAGTGACATTGTCGAAGCTCTTTTTGAGGATGGGACAGACGTGCTTGATGGTACCAGCTTCCACGGCAGCGATCTGCAAATCTCTGCTCCCTTTGATCAGTAATGCTAGCACAGCGCACGCTTGTTCCTTAACGGATCGGCCATCCTGGGGCAGACTACTGCTGTCTGTTTGTCGCTCCTCGTTCACTGCTTGCACGAGCTTGGCGGCAAGTGGCACTCCCAACAAGGCTAGCTGTCTCTGTCGTTCACGCGTCTTCTGGTGCAATTCGTTCCTGTGCGACGCGCCCACAGGATCAGCCTCAATTGCATTGGCTACCAAAGCCAGCAGTCGCAATGCCGTCAATCTGTTCAGGCCCTTCATCGATCTGGCGAGCACCAGAAGCCAGCCCACGACTGCGTTCGAATGATCAATGTCACTCGTGGCCTGCATTGACTCTGACGACCCATTGCCATTTCTGCTAGTCTGGAGGGCTTTCAGGGCAGGGAAGCTGTTGGAAGATGGGTTGTGAGATATGCTCCGAGATGTAGGAACATGGAGCAGCGGTAACAGGCTTTCGTGGGGATTCGCGAAGCCATGTCTAGCACCAAACGAAGCACGGTGATCGATACTGTCCAGACCAGAGTGAGCGAAGAGGTCTCTGACACTGGGAGCTAGAATGAAGCGCTGTGCGCGGTAGGTCGAGCCAGTAATGATGGTCGATATAGCGGCAAGGATACTCGGTAGTGCAGTGGCTGGTGGCGCTGGCGGGAGCTGTGATGTGGTTCCACTGTAATAGACCAGCTTGTGCTCTACAGCGTGAGAGACTACCAGCGAAGCGAGAGTATCAAGTATACCGGAATTCGTGATTTGGGATCTTGGATTTGGCGAAGGAGGGCCACTCTCGTCGATGCCAGATATGATGTCGGCCACAAGACGAAGCTGTTGTCGCGCTAGCGTAGATGAGTTGGGCTGGCTGAGCAGACCATCGAAGACTTCCAGACTCTCTGCAGTGAACACCGCACCCCAGAGGTCATAATTGATAGATGACTCGTCCAGTGTAGACCAAAAGCTGACGATGGCGTTCAAGGCTTGCAGCGTAGCCGTGGTTAATCGTGTCCCAATATCGGCAGAGAGTGTATGGACGAGGATGGTGGGCAAATCTGCCGAGCACAGAGGGTACAAGAAGGGCTGTCCACCGGATGCAAGACTGC from Fulvia fulva chromosome 2, complete sequence harbors:
- a CDS encoding Norsolorinic acid reductase A gives rise to the protein MSLFPPAKKPASLLGYHRILSPTAGVRVSPLCLGAMNFGDAWKNFLGECGKENSFAMLDFFYENGGNFIDTANNYQAEESEAWIGEWMKKRNNRDEMIIATKFTTGFRGHGDEQIKSNFQGNHAKSIRVSVERSLKKLQTEYIDLLYLHWWDYSTSIPELMNSLHALVQSGKVIYLGISDTPAWVVVKCNDYARFHGLTQFSVYQGHWSCAFRDFERDILPMVEAEGMALAPWGSLGRGQLKPADEYNDPNRDGRKMGPQNEKYARIANKLDEIAKTKNTRITSIALAYVMHKAPYVFPIVGGRKVEHLKGNIEALGIKLTQEEIDEIEDTEPFDVGFPQSFLFPGKPYRTRYTTQDMPLVITNTALEAQPKPAPIAPRQGEESLTLT